From the Candidatus Eisenbacteria bacterium genome, one window contains:
- a CDS encoding CSLREA domain-containing protein, with the protein MAMVLLLLAGRAGALTFTVDSTGDTSDTNTGDNTCVAIGGGCTLRAAIEQANASAGMDTIEFGIAGGGVHTIQPTTGLPQILGPVLIDGYQQPGASPNTLASGDDAKILIELDGSMCASCAALDVETGGSGSTIRGLAIGRFDMGIILDSGGNTIEGNFIGTDPTGTIARANANEGIVLAFPGGNLIGGSTPAARNVISGNDGANNTLSGGIAAKFGSDANTIQGNFIGVDSTGAVALPNVHGVVVIQSNNTVIGGTAAAERNVISGNRGSGIFLSPAEDSIVQGNFVGTDVTGTEAVGNAQVGILVAAGTGNMIGGAATGAGNVISANTLHGVLLAAGATGCVVEGNYIGTDVTGAMLLGNLAAGVLIADSSDNRIGGTDPNAGNLIVGNGTYGVILRNNTADPIGNQILANSIFANGNLGIGLAADGPDVNDAGDVDTGPNDHQNYPVLDTPMFPGGSSASGTLDSTPGRTYRIEVFGNATCDPSGYGEGETFLGAVTTGMTDGSGHVAFVVDFGQTIGATALTATATDLTTNDTSEFSACSSPPTTTSTSSTTTPAATSSTTTTVTGATSTTTSTSTTTSTSTTTSTSTTTTSTSTSTSTSTSSSTSSSSTSTTTAAPVTTTTLVPGCDAVPTFASILCRLQHLRATTEATAELGKLEPKLDKALGGALGGTQTAHDFCASSDKKHAAARLKQLLRQLTGYSHRLRGAKARKTAPAEIREPLAADADAIKGDATTLRGRLSCPADAT; encoded by the coding sequence ATGGCCATGGTGCTCCTACTCCTCGCCGGGCGGGCGGGAGCCCTCACCTTCACCGTCGACAGCACGGGCGACACCTCGGATACGAACACCGGCGACAACACGTGCGTCGCCATCGGCGGCGGCTGCACGCTGCGGGCCGCCATCGAGCAGGCGAACGCGAGCGCCGGCATGGACACGATCGAGTTCGGCATCGCCGGCGGGGGCGTGCACACGATCCAGCCAACGACCGGCCTCCCGCAGATTCTCGGCCCGGTGCTGATCGACGGCTACCAGCAGCCGGGAGCGAGCCCGAACACGCTCGCCAGTGGCGACGACGCCAAGATCCTGATCGAGCTCGACGGCTCGATGTGCGCCAGCTGCGCGGCGCTCGACGTCGAAACCGGCGGCAGCGGCAGCACCATCCGCGGATTGGCGATCGGGCGCTTCGACATGGGCATCATCCTCGACTCCGGCGGGAACACCATCGAAGGCAACTTCATCGGCACCGACCCGACGGGGACGATCGCGCGGGCCAACGCGAACGAAGGGATCGTCCTCGCCTTCCCCGGTGGCAACCTCATCGGGGGTAGCACCCCCGCCGCCCGCAACGTGATCTCGGGCAACGACGGCGCCAACAACACCCTCTCCGGTGGGATCGCCGCGAAGTTCGGATCGGACGCGAACACGATTCAGGGCAACTTCATCGGGGTGGATTCGACGGGCGCCGTCGCGCTCCCGAACGTCCACGGGGTGGTCGTCATCCAGTCGAACAACACCGTGATCGGTGGGACCGCCGCCGCCGAGCGCAACGTCATCTCCGGCAACCGCGGATCCGGCATCTTCCTCAGCCCCGCGGAAGACAGCATCGTGCAGGGCAATTTCGTCGGCACCGACGTCACGGGGACCGAGGCGGTCGGGAACGCCCAGGTAGGCATTCTCGTCGCCGCCGGAACCGGCAACATGATCGGCGGCGCGGCAACCGGGGCCGGCAACGTGATCTCGGCCAACACCCTTCACGGCGTGTTGCTGGCCGCGGGCGCGACCGGCTGCGTCGTCGAGGGGAACTACATCGGCACGGACGTCACTGGCGCGATGCTGCTCGGGAACCTCGCCGCGGGTGTCTTGATCGCCGACTCGAGCGACAACCGCATCGGCGGGACGGATCCGAATGCCGGCAATCTCATCGTGGGCAACGGCACCTACGGTGTCATCCTCAGGAACAATACGGCGGACCCGATCGGCAACCAGATCCTCGCGAACTCCATCTTCGCCAACGGCAACCTCGGCATCGGCCTCGCCGCGGACGGGCCCGACGTGAACGACGCGGGCGACGTCGATACCGGGCCGAACGACCACCAGAACTACCCCGTGCTGGACACGCCGATGTTCCCCGGCGGCTCGAGCGCGTCCGGCACGCTCGACTCGACCCCCGGCCGCACCTATCGCATCGAGGTCTTCGGGAACGCGACGTGCGATCCGTCCGGGTACGGCGAGGGCGAGACGTTCCTCGGGGCGGTCACGACCGGGATGACCGACGGGAGCGGCCACGTCGCTTTCGTCGTCGACTTCGGCCAGACGATCGGGGCGACGGCCCTCACCGCGACCGCGACCGACCTCACGACGAACGACACGTCGGAATTCTCTGCGTGTTCGTCGCCGCCGACGACCACCTCGACCTCGAGCACCACCACGCCGGCCGCGACCTCGAGCACGACCACGACCGTAACGGGGGCGACGTCCACCACCACGAGCACGTCCACGACGACGAGCACGTCGACCACCACCAGCACGAGCACGACGACGACGAGTACGAGCACGTCGACCTCGACCAGCACCTCGAGCTCGACGTCATCCTCGTCCACGTCGACGACGACCGCGGCTCCGGTCACGACGACGACGCTCGTCCCGGGATGCGACGCCGTCCCGACCTTCGCGTCGATCCTCTGCCGGCTGCAGCATCTACGTGCGACCACGGAGGCAACGGCGGAGCTCGGCAAGCTGGAGCCGAAGCTGGATAAGGCACTCGGGGGGGCGCTCGGGGGCACGCAGACGGCACACGACTTCTGCGCGAGCTCGGACAAGAAGCACGCCGCGGCGCGCCTGAAGCAACTCCTCCGCCAGCTGACCGGCTACAGCCATCGCCTGCGCGGGGCGAAGGCGCGGAAGACGGCGCCCGCGGAGATCCGCGAGCCGCTCGCGGCTGACGCCGACGCGATCAAGGGCGACGCGACCACACTTCGCGGGAGGCTCAGCTGTCCCGCCGACGCCACGTAG
- a CDS encoding Ig-like domain-containing protein produces the protein MPARTWAARGETLLVSRANGPSGVGADDDSSRASISADGRFVAFYSEADNLSADDNDNVTNVFVRDMQLGTTTLVSRADGAAGAGGDDYSFNPTISADGRFVAFYSSADNLSADDDNNVVNVFLRDTQLGTTTLVSRADGPAGAGGDDSSFDPTISADGRFVAFESDADNLSADDNNNVTNVFVRDTQLGTTTLVSRADGVAGAGADDGAVNPKISADGRFVAFESRANNLSSDDLDFVSDVFVRDTRLGTTTLVSRADGPAGAGANYPSGSPTISADGRFVAFQSGAFNLSPDDTDAVDDVFVRDTQLGTTTLVSRADGPAGAGGDGGSSNPSISADGRFVAFASLAANLSADDNNVVLNVFVRDTQMGTTVLVSRANGPSGAGADEDVYIYGDAISADGRFVTFESLADDLSPEDNNGFADVFRRDLRGGPPHCADDAQTVVRDIDTAVGLTCADDDGDAITLAIVSGPAQGVLGAIDQAAATVTYSPNAGAAGADAFTFRASDVNGDSGLATARLTVAGCSGAATFGSIACRLDDLVAAKAAGVPAGRLATKLGRLLTRARERLLAAQANLGRARLVRKALGRAAKALGAFGHQLGSPAGKKLDLVTVAALRGAAAALRDDVVKLMRASG, from the coding sequence ATGCCAGCACGTACGTGGGCGGCGCGCGGCGAGACGCTGCTCGTGAGCCGGGCGAACGGGCCGAGCGGCGTCGGCGCTGACGACGACTCCAGCAGGGCCAGCATCTCCGCCGACGGGCGCTTCGTGGCGTTCTACTCCGAGGCCGACAACCTGAGCGCCGACGACAACGACAACGTCACCAACGTCTTCGTGCGCGACATGCAGCTGGGGACGACGACGCTCGTCAGCCGGGCGGACGGCGCGGCGGGGGCCGGGGGCGACGATTACTCCTTCAACCCCACGATCTCCGCCGACGGGCGCTTCGTGGCGTTTTACTCCAGTGCCGACAACCTGAGCGCCGACGACGACAACAACGTCGTCAACGTCTTCCTGCGCGACACGCAACTGGGCACGACGACGCTCGTCAGCCGGGCGGATGGCCCGGCGGGCGCTGGCGGCGACGACTCCTCCTTCGACCCCACGATCTCCGCCGACGGCCGCTTCGTGGCGTTCGAGTCGGACGCCGACAACCTGAGCGCCGACGACAACAACAACGTCACCAACGTCTTCGTGCGCGACACGCAGCTCGGGACGACGACGCTCGTCAGCCGGGCTGACGGCGTGGCGGGGGCCGGGGCCGACGATGGCGCCGTCAACCCGAAGATCTCGGCCGACGGGCGCTTCGTGGCGTTCGAGTCGCGGGCCAACAACCTGAGCTCCGACGACCTCGACTTTGTCTCGGACGTCTTCGTGCGCGACACGCGGCTGGGCACCACGACGCTCGTGAGCCGGGCGGATGGCCCGGCGGGGGCTGGCGCCAACTACCCATCCGGCTCGCCCACGATCTCCGCCGACGGGCGCTTCGTGGCGTTCCAGTCGGGAGCCTTCAATCTGAGCCCCGATGACACCGACGCCGTCGACGACGTCTTCGTGCGGGACACGCAGCTCGGCACGACGACACTCGTGAGCCGGGCGGACGGCCCGGCAGGGGCGGGCGGCGACGGTGGCTCCTCGAACCCCTCGATCTCGGCGGACGGACGGTTCGTGGCGTTCGCGTCGCTCGCCGCCAACCTGAGCGCCGACGACAACAACGTCGTCCTCAACGTCTTCGTGCGCGACACGCAGATGGGGACGACGGTGCTCGTGAGCAGGGCCAACGGCCCGAGCGGCGCCGGCGCCGATGAGGACGTCTATATCTACGGCGACGCCATCTCCGCGGACGGGCGCTTCGTGACGTTCGAGTCGTTGGCCGACGACCTGAGCCCCGAGGACAACAACGGCTTCGCCGACGTGTTCCGCCGCGACCTCCGCGGCGGCCCGCCCCATTGCGCGGACGACGCCCAGACCGTCGTGCGGGACATCGACACGGCGGTCGGTCTCACCTGCGCGGACGACGACGGCGACGCCATCACGCTCGCAATCGTGAGCGGCCCCGCGCAGGGGGTCCTGGGAGCGATCGACCAGGCCGCCGCCACGGTGACTTATTCCCCGAACGCCGGCGCGGCGGGCGCCGATGCCTTCACCTTCCGCGCCTCGGACGTGAACGGGGATTCGGGGCTGGCGACGGCGCGACTGACGGTGGCGGGCTGCAGCGGGGCAGCGACGTTCGGCTCGATCGCTTGCCGGCTCGACGATCTGGTTGCGGCGAAGGCGGCGGGGGTGCCGGCGGGCCGCCTCGCCACCAAGCTCGGGCGGCTGCTGACCCGCGCGCGCGAACGCCTGCTGGCGGCCCAGGCTAACCTCGGCCGCGCACGCCTGGTGCGCAAGGCCCTCGGGCGGGCGGCCAAGGCGCTCGGGGCGTTCGGCCATCAGCTCGGGTCGCCGGCCGGGAAGAAGCTCGACCTGGTCACGGTCGCTGCCCTGCGCGGGGCGGCGGCGGCGCTCCGAGACGACGTGGTGAAGCTGATGCGGGCGAGCGGCTGA